The following coding sequences lie in one Mycteria americana isolate JAX WOST 10 ecotype Jacksonville Zoo and Gardens chromosome 15, USCA_MyAme_1.0, whole genome shotgun sequence genomic window:
- the TBX2 gene encoding T-box transcription factor TBX2 — protein MRDPAFPGTAMAYHPFHAPRPADFPMSAFLAAAQPSFFPALALPPAALAKPMPDPGLAGAAEAGLHVSALGHHHQAAHLRSLKSLEPEEEVEDDPKVTLEAKELWDQFHKLGTEMVITKSGRRMFPPFKVRVSGLDKKAKYILLMDIVAADDCRYKFHNSRWMVAGKADPEMPKRMYIHPDSPATGEQWMAKPVAFHKLKLTNNISDKHGFTILNSMHKYQPRFHIVRANDILKLPYSTFRTYVFPETDFIAVTAYQNDKITQLKIDNNPFAKGFRDTGNGRREKRKQLSLPSLRMYEEPCKPDRDGGESDASSCEPSAVRDALHSPVGALPSPLRLKGSSREEKPGADSDAEVEKAPEERPAAAASPGGENATPHGSPRCPEERSKERRSPEKVKDGASSREGPGEGLFGARGLEKDKVEGRRKEPDPGKKDAEGGGLGKEAFAPLMVHTDSPPHLSAGHLQSLALSGLHGQQFFSPLGAGQPLFIHPGQFAMAPGAFSAMGMGHLLASVTGGGSLENGALSSAPGAAGTATPFPFHLSQHMLASQGIPMPTFGGLFPYPYTYMAAAAAAASAMPATSAAAAGPLSRNPFLGSSRPRLRFSPYQLPVTIPPSTNLLTTGLPASLNPGSEGSKAGSSRESSPLPEMPLHKGGSQRPAASPKGSLKESLNELQNIQRLVSGLESQRELSPGRESPK, from the exons GGGACTGCCATGGCTTACCACCCCTTCCACGCACCCCGGCCGGCCGACTTCCCCATGTCCGCTTTCCTCGCAGCCGCCCAGCCTTCCTTTTTCCCCGCTCTGGCTCTGCCTCCGGCGGCGCTGGCAAAGCCCATGCCGGACCCCGGGCTGGCCGGGGCGGCCGAGGCCGGGCTGCACGTCTCGGCCCTGGGACACCACCACCAGGCCGCCCATCTGCGCTCGCTCAAGAGCCTGGAGCCCGAGGAGGAGGTCGAAGACGACCCCAAAGTAACGCTGGAAGCCAAAGAGCTTTGGGACCAGTTTCACAAGCTGGGCACCGAGATGGTGATCACCAAGTCCGGGAG GAGGATGTTCCCCCCGTTCAAGGTGCGGGTGAGCGGCCTGGACAAGAAGGCCAAATACATTTTGCTGATGGATATAGTGGCGGCCGACGACTGCCGGTACAAGTTCCACAACTCCCGCTGGATGGTCGCCGGCAAGGCCGACCCGGAGATGCCCAAGCGCATGTACATCCACCCCGACAGCCCGGCCACGGGGGAGCAGTGGATGGCCAAACCTGTTGCCTTTCACAAGCTCAAGCTCACCAACAACATCTCGGACAAGCACGGCTTT ACCATCCTGAACTCCATGCACAAGTACCAGCCCAGGTTCCACATCGTCCGGGCCAACGACATCCTCAAGCTGCCCTACAGCACCTTCCGCACCTACGTGTTCCCCGAGACCGACTTCATCGCCGTCACCGCCTACCAGAACGACAAG ATCACCCAGCTGAAAATCGATAACAACCCCTTCGCCAAGGGCTTTCGGGACACGGGCAATGGCCGGCGGGAGAAGAG GAAGCAGCTCTCGCTGCCGTCCCTGCGGATGTACGAGGAGCCCTGCAAGCCCGACCGCGACGGCGGCGAGTCGGACGCCTCCTCCTGCGAGCCCTCGGCGGTGCGCGACGCCCTCCACTCCCCCGTGggtgccctccccagccccctgcgcctcaagggcagcagcagag AGGAGAAGCCAGGGGCCGACAGCGATGCGGAGGTGGAGAAGGCACCTGAGGagcggccggcggcagcggccagCCCCGGTGGGGAGAACGCGACACCCCACGGCAGCCCCCGGTGCCCAGAGGAGCGGAGCAAGGAGAGGCGCAGCCCGGAGAAGGTCAAGGATGGTGCGTCCTCCCGGGAGGGTCCCGGCGAGGGCCTGTTCGGCGCACGGGGCCTGGAGAAGGACAAGGTGGAAGGACGGAGGAAAGAGCCGGACCCGGGCAAGAAGGATGCGGAGGGCGGCGGGCTGGGCAAGGAGGCCTTCGCCCCGCTGATGGTGCACACGGACAGCCCCCCGCACCTGAGCGCCGGGCACCTGCAGAGCCTGGCGCTCTCCGGCCTCCACGGGCAGCAGTTCTTCAGCCCCTTGGGTGCCGGGCAGCCCCTCTTCATCCACCCGGGACAGTTCGCCATGGCCCCCGGCGCCTTCTCCGCCATGGGCATGGGACACTTGCTGGCCTCGGTGACCGGCGGGGGCAGCCTGGAGAACGGAGCCCTCTCGTCCGCCCCGGGTGCGGCAGGGACGGCCAcccccttccctttccacctTTCCCAGCACATGCTGGCCTCTCAG GGAATCCCGATGCCCACCTTCGGCGGACTCTTCCCCTACCCCTACACCTACATGGCGGCAGCCGCAGCGGCCGCCTCGGCCATGCCGGCCACcagcgcggcggctgccgggccaCTCTCCCGCAACCccttcctgggcagcagccgTCCCCGCCTGCGCTTCAGCCCCTACCAGCTCCCGGTCACCATCCCTCCCAGCACCAACCTGCTGACCACCGGCTTGCCCGCCAGCCTCAACCCCGGCTCCGAGGGCTCCAAGGCCGGCAGCAGCCGGGAGTCCAGCCCCCTCCCCGAGATGCCCCTGCACAAGGGGGGCAGccagcgccccgccgcctcccccaaGGGCTCCCTGAAGGAGTCCCTCAACGAACTGCAAAACATCCAGAGACTGGTGAGCGGGCTGGAGAGCCAGCGGGAGCTGTCACCCGGCAGGGAGTCCCCCAAGTGA